The following proteins are co-located in the Euwallacea fornicatus isolate EFF26 chromosome 16, ASM4011564v1, whole genome shotgun sequence genome:
- the LOC136344224 gene encoding solute carrier family 25 member 44: MFLYKVLKLDMDFIPVDVEEHKDYIKTIEWHMMDKNKFFPLSMLSSFSVRCALYPLTLIKTRLQVQKHNDIYSGMFDAYGKIYKYEGISGLYKGFWISSVQIVSGVFYISTYEGVRHLLAQKNVDSRLRALVAGGCASLVGQTIIVPFDVLSQHLMMIGTMGKKNIAFNPLGINNSPDRSKLAMTVELTRKIIQMDGISGFYRGYWASLAAYVPNSALWWGFYHFYQDELLKIIPSSVSHLLIQTLAGTLGGFTTTVITNPLDIVRARLQVQRVESMGLVFRDLWREEGLRMFSKGLSARLVQSATFSFSIILGYETIKRVSVNEEYREYVRW, translated from the exons atgtttctgtataaagttttaaaactaGACATGGATTTCATACCTGTAGATGTTGAGGAACATAAAGACTACATAAAGACTATCGAATGGCATATGATggataaaaacaaattttttccattgtccATGTTGAGTTCCTTCAGTGTTCGATGCGCCTTGTACCCCTTAACGTTAATTAAAACTCGTTTACAAGTGCAGAAGCACAATGATATATATTCAG GAATGTTTGACgcttatggaaaaatttacaaatatgaAGGAATTTCTGGCCTTTATAAGGGTTTTTGGATTTCATCAGTACAAATCGTGAGCG GTGTATTTTATATATCTACGTACGAAGGCGTAAGACACCTGCTAGCACAAAAAAATGTAGATTCACGACTTAGAGCTCTGGTAGCAGGTGGATGTGCGTCATTGGTGGGCCAGACCATTATTGTACCATTTGACGTTTTAAGTCAGCATCTTATGATGATAGGAACCAtgggtaaaaaaaat ATAGCATTTAATCCTTTAGGAATAAATAATAGCCCAGATAGGAGTAAATTAGCCATGACGGTAGAGTTAacgagaaaaataattcaaatggaTGGAATTAGCGGGTTTTATAGAGGATATTGGGCGAGTTTAGCGGCGTATGTACCTAATTCTGCTCTTTGGTGGGGTTTCTACCATTTTTACCAAG ATGAACTTTTGAAGATAATTCCCTCGTCCGTATCTCATTTGTTGATACAAACATTAGCCGGAACCTTAGGAGGCTTCACCACTACCGTTATTACGAATCCCTTAGATATTGTAAGGGCCAGATTACAGGTTCAAAGAGTGGAGTCCATGGGACTCGTATTTCGGGACCTATGGCGGGAAGAAGGGCTGCGTATGTTTTCCAAAGGGCTTAGCGCCAGGTTAGTACAGTCTGCCACTTTTAGCTTTAGCATAATTCTAGGATATGAGACAATTAAACGAGTGTCAGTTAATGAAGAATACAGAGAGTATGTTCGGTGGTGA